The sequence AAATGGCTTCGTGAAAGTTGATCCGCCGATTTTAACGGGAAGTGCACCGGAAGGAACGACGGAATTGTTCCGCACGAAATATTTTGATGAAGATGCATACCTTTCTCAAAGCGGACAGCTATATATGGAAGCAGCAGCGATGGCGCTTGGCAAAGTATTTTCATTCGGTCCAACGTTTCGTGCTGAAAAATCAAAAACGCGCCGCCATTTAATTGAGTTTTGGATGATTGAGCCGGAAATGGCGTTTTATCAATTTGAAGATAACTTACAAGTACAAGAACAATACGTATCCCATATTGTGCAATCGGTATTAAAAAATTGTCAGCTCGAGCTGAAAACGCTTGGTCGTGATACGTCTAAGCTAGAAAATGTCAAGCCGCCATTTGCGCGCATTACGTATGATGAAGCGATTCAGCTTCTTCATGAGAAAGGATTTGACGACATTCAATGGGGCGATGATTTTGGCGCTCCGCATGAAACTGCCATTGCGGAAAGCTTCGATAAGCCGGTATTTATTACGCATTATCCAACGACATTAAAGCCGTTTTATATGCAGCCAGATCCAAATCGCCCAGAAGTTGTTCTTTGTGCGGATTTAATCGCTCCAGAAGGATATGGTGAAATTATTGGCGGTTCAGAGCGTATTCACGACTATGATTTATTAAAACAACGGTTAGAAGAACATCAGTTATCGCTCGATGCGTATAAATGGTATTTAGAACTTCGTCAATACGGCTCTGTGCCACATTCGGGTTTCGGACTAGGACTTGAACGAACAATTGCTTGGATTTGTGGCGTTGAACATGTTCGGGAAACGATTCCGTTTCCGCGTTTACTCAATCGTTTATACCCATAATGACGAAATCCCCCGTGCTCACATGGGGGATTTGTTTTATGATATAATAGGGCGTGAGGTGTTTGACATGGATAATGAAATGATTCGTTTTTTTCGTGAAGGAAGTGTGGCAATTCCAAGGTTATTGTTAACGAGCTATAAAACGCTTGGGTTAAATGAAACAGAGTTTATGTTACTGTTACACATTCATTCGTTTCTTGAACAAGGCATTTCATTTCCAACCCCAGATGAAATTGCTGCACGCATGACCATTTCATCTGAAATGTGCATGCAACAATTGCGAAAGCTTGTGCAAAAAGGATTTTTAGCTATTGAAGAACGAATGGATGATAACATTCGTAGTGAATGCTATTCACTTGATCCGCTTTGGGAAAAACTTATTCGTGCTGTTTTTCAAGAACAAAAACAAGAAGAAGAGCAAGAAGAACAATTGTATACCGTTTTTGAACATGAATTTGGCCGTCCGCTTT comes from Anoxybacillus flavithermus and encodes:
- a CDS encoding DnaD domain-containing protein → MDNEMIRFFREGSVAIPRLLLTSYKTLGLNETEFMLLLHIHSFLEQGISFPTPDEIAARMTISSEMCMQQLRKLVQKGFLAIEERMDDNIRSECYSLDPLWEKLIRAVFQEQKQEEEQEEQLYTVFEHEFGRPLSPMECETLAMWMDQDEHDPIIIKAALREAVLSGKLNFRYIDRILFEWKKNGIKTIEQAQQHAKKFRKNQLKQDQPYKPTVPIYNWLEQS
- the asnS gene encoding asparagine--tRNA ligase, with the protein product MKTTIAEVHKYVGQELTIGAWLANKRSSGKIAFLQLRDGTGFIQGVVEKAQVSEGVFQAAKSITQESSLYVTGVVREDARSPFGYELSVTNIELIHMAVDYPITPKEHGIEFLMDHRHLWLRSKRQHAIMKIRNEVIRATYEFFNENGFVKVDPPILTGSAPEGTTELFRTKYFDEDAYLSQSGQLYMEAAAMALGKVFSFGPTFRAEKSKTRRHLIEFWMIEPEMAFYQFEDNLQVQEQYVSHIVQSVLKNCQLELKTLGRDTSKLENVKPPFARITYDEAIQLLHEKGFDDIQWGDDFGAPHETAIAESFDKPVFITHYPTTLKPFYMQPDPNRPEVVLCADLIAPEGYGEIIGGSERIHDYDLLKQRLEEHQLSLDAYKWYLELRQYGSVPHSGFGLGLERTIAWICGVEHVRETIPFPRLLNRLYP